The following proteins are co-located in the Candidatus Abyssobacteria bacterium SURF_5 genome:
- a CDS encoding nucleotide pyrophosphatase: MPNPAAAYIGPGAGFAFLSSFFVIFLTFLLAFLSILLWPIRYLLASFRRQKAFGKSRADRVIIVGLDGLDPNLVEKFIIEGKLPNFAKLRQDGTYSRLGTTCPAISPVAWSSFMTGSNPGRHNIFDFLSRDKKTYLPDLSSAHIGKPKRTLSIGSYVIPLGKPEIKLLRKSKPFWTILGEHGIFSSVIRVPITFPPEKFKGVMLSAMCVPDLKGTQGSFTHYTTRQAEGRYTGGMEILMEKNGKSFRSYFSGPENTLRKDASEMKMPFDLVPLGPDTAELRFDGQKTVLKKGEYSDWVRLSFRAAPGMKVHGICRLLLKEIEPHCDMYMTPINIDPAKPALPISHPFIYSIYLSKLFGSYATLGLAEDTWAINERIIEEKAFRQQCYLIQEERERMFFDTLEKTKRGLCTCVFDITDRIQHLFWRYLDDRHPANRDKDVVEYKDSIGRLYADMDALVGRVTERLTDRDVLIIMSDHGFNSFRRGINLNSWLYLNGYLRLKEGETAGEWFKGVDWTKTKAFALGLGGLYLNVKGRESKGIVEASEEAENLKRELIERLTGLRDDSTGEIGITSVYDSASVYSGPYKENAPDLIIGYNKGYRASWDNATGTVTETVFSDNTKSWSGDHCIDPAHVPGVFFSNRKMRKDDINIIDVAPTALELFGIPVPPYMDGKSLLEKIENEADVPAEKQEAAV, translated from the coding sequence ATACCGAATCCGGCCGCTGCGTATATCGGACCCGGCGCCGGTTTCGCGTTTCTGAGCTCGTTTTTTGTGATCTTTTTGACGTTTCTGCTGGCGTTCCTGTCGATCCTGCTGTGGCCGATCCGCTATCTGCTTGCCTCTTTCAGAAGGCAGAAAGCTTTTGGAAAGAGCCGGGCGGACCGCGTGATCATCGTTGGACTTGACGGACTTGACCCAAACCTGGTTGAGAAGTTCATCATTGAGGGCAAGCTGCCGAACTTCGCGAAGCTGCGCCAAGATGGAACATACAGCCGCCTCGGCACTACGTGTCCGGCCATCTCGCCGGTCGCCTGGTCGTCGTTTATGACCGGCTCGAATCCCGGCCGGCACAACATTTTTGATTTTCTCTCTCGCGACAAAAAGACATACCTGCCCGACCTCTCTTCGGCGCATATTGGGAAACCGAAAAGAACACTCTCGATCGGGAGCTATGTGATTCCGCTCGGCAAGCCGGAGATCAAGCTGCTTCGCAAGAGCAAGCCGTTCTGGACGATTTTGGGCGAGCACGGCATTTTCTCTTCCGTCATTCGCGTGCCGATAACGTTTCCGCCTGAAAAATTCAAGGGCGTGATGTTATCCGCCATGTGTGTTCCCGACCTGAAGGGAACGCAGGGTTCCTTTACTCATTACACCACGAGGCAAGCCGAAGGCCGGTACACCGGTGGCATGGAAATCCTGATGGAGAAGAACGGTAAATCTTTCCGCTCTTACTTCAGCGGACCGGAGAACACATTGCGGAAGGACGCTTCCGAAATGAAGATGCCGTTCGATCTGGTTCCCTTGGGTCCGGATACGGCTGAACTGCGGTTTGACGGACAGAAAACGGTATTGAAGAAGGGCGAGTATTCGGATTGGGTCCGGCTGTCGTTTCGGGCCGCGCCCGGCATGAAAGTGCACGGCATCTGCAGGTTGTTGCTGAAAGAGATCGAGCCGCATTGCGATATGTACATGACACCGATCAATATCGATCCCGCCAAGCCGGCGCTTCCGATATCGCACCCGTTCATTTACAGCATCTATCTGTCGAAACTGTTTGGATCGTACGCAACGCTTGGGTTGGCTGAGGACACGTGGGCAATTAATGAGCGGATCATCGAGGAAAAGGCGTTCAGGCAACAGTGTTATCTGATCCAGGAGGAACGCGAGCGAATGTTTTTCGATACGCTCGAGAAGACGAAACGTGGTCTGTGCACGTGCGTCTTCGACATCACCGACAGGATTCAGCACCTTTTCTGGCGGTATCTTGATGATCGACATCCGGCAAACAGGGACAAGGATGTTGTGGAGTACAAGGATTCGATCGGGAGGCTGTACGCGGATATGGATGCGCTCGTGGGGCGGGTGACCGAGCGACTGACGGATCGGGACGTCCTCATCATCATGTCCGACCACGGGTTCAACTCGTTCCGGAGGGGCATCAATCTGAACTCGTGGCTTTATCTGAACGGTTATCTCCGCTTGAAAGAAGGCGAGACGGCGGGCGAGTGGTTCAAGGGAGTTGATTGGACCAAGACGAAAGCTTTTGCGCTTGGACTCGGGGGACTGTACCTGAATGTGAAAGGCCGCGAATCGAAGGGCATAGTCGAGGCGAGTGAAGAGGCTGAAAATCTGAAGCGCGAGCTGATCGAGAGACTGACGGGATTGCGGGACGACTCGACTGGCGAAATCGGGATCACTTCCGTCTACGACAGCGCCAGCGTGTATTCCGGGCCATATAAAGAGAACGCGCCCGACCTCATTATCGGGTACAACAAGGGTTATCGCGCCTCATGGGATAATGCAACCGGAACGGTGACCGAGACGGTATTCAGCGACAATACGAAGAGCTGGAGCGGCGACCACTGCATTGACCCTGCGCACGTACCGGGGGTCTTTTTTTCAAACAGGAAAATGCGGAAGGACGACATCAATATTATAGACGTTGCGCCGACTGCATTGGAGCTATTCGGCATTCCCGTTCCGCCTTACATGGATGGGAAATCATTGCTCGAGAAGATTGAAAATGAAGCCGATGTCCCTGCCGAAAAGCAGGAAGCGGCAGTTTGA
- a CDS encoding ParB/RepB/Spo0J family partition protein, which translates to MQYFAFVASEGKEMEYRLLKIANILANAPEAAKFSFSFEPDVGALTASIQELGLINPPLVKKTEHKYEIICGFNRVQACFRLGIPEIPVKVADPVGLSDEKCLWLSLVDSEWSRRLSPVEQAIALQKFAAVGYSIERLFAEIAPHLQLPQSRRHLENHLRLTTLEPPMLQAIHREQLRVEQAFLLLDVEPPARLALFDLLQACKANLNETRELIPTILDVAKMKNLEPAQYIRQLEASAVSGTFRHKLQVLRDSLVKSRYPALSAAQSQFDNLAGALTAGHNCKIEAPRYLEGDEISISIRAKSPEQLEDVLRKLSRPESSDKIRSLFSILGGHT; encoded by the coding sequence ATGCAATACTTCGCATTTGTTGCGAGTGAAGGGAAAGAGATGGAATATCGATTGCTGAAAATCGCCAATATCTTGGCCAATGCTCCCGAGGCCGCCAAATTCAGCTTTTCGTTCGAGCCCGATGTCGGCGCACTTACCGCTTCCATACAAGAACTGGGGCTGATTAATCCGCCGCTGGTGAAAAAAACAGAACATAAATACGAGATCATTTGCGGATTCAACAGGGTTCAAGCATGTTTTCGCCTCGGCATTCCCGAAATTCCCGTGAAAGTGGCCGATCCCGTCGGATTGTCGGACGAAAAGTGCCTGTGGCTCAGTCTGGTCGACAGCGAATGGTCGCGCCGGCTGAGCCCTGTCGAGCAGGCGATTGCGCTTCAGAAATTTGCAGCAGTCGGCTATTCAATCGAACGATTATTTGCCGAGATAGCGCCTCATCTGCAATTGCCGCAATCCAGGCGGCATCTGGAAAATCATCTGCGGTTGACGACCTTGGAACCGCCGATGCTGCAGGCGATTCATCGAGAACAACTCCGAGTGGAACAGGCTTTCCTCCTGCTCGACGTCGAGCCTCCCGCGCGGCTCGCCCTCTTCGACCTGCTGCAAGCGTGCAAGGCGAACCTCAATGAAACCCGAGAGCTGATTCCCACGATACTGGACGTCGCGAAGATGAAAAATCTGGAACCCGCACAATATATTCGGCAATTGGAGGCATCGGCTGTCTCCGGAACGTTCCGCCACAAATTGCAAGTCCTGCGAGATTCGCTGGTTAAAAGCAGATATCCTGCGCTGAGTGCCGCACAATCACAATTCGATAATTTGGCCGGTGCGCTGACAGCCGGCCATAACTGCAAGATCGAAGCGCCGAGATACTTGGAAGGCGATGAGATCAGCATTTCCATTCGAGCAAAAAGTCCGGAGCAACTGGAAGATGTCCTCCGGAAGCTCTCGCGGCCCGAATCATCCGATAAAATCAGGTCGCTCTTTTCAATTCTCGGTGGTCATACATGA
- a CDS encoding class I SAM-dependent methyltransferase, which produces MNQRDVERMWDENAKSWTRLSRLGYDVFRDHVNTPAFLEMLPTVTGLRGLDIGCGEGNNTRLIRRLGAAMTALDISTVFVRDAVEEERLHPLGIQHLRASALELPVRSDSFDFAIATMSLMDMPEHEKVVAETYRALKPGGFLQFSITHPCFQTPRWKYVFDEKGSVTAVECGNYFSPPAGEVEQWGFSNIPAELKGQTEFRIPVFRRTLSAWLNLLIKSGFTLEAFSEPTATDESVSRYPELAVTRVIAFFLIIRCRKSLPPGI; this is translated from the coding sequence ATGAACCAACGAGACGTCGAGCGAATGTGGGATGAGAACGCCAAAAGCTGGACCAGACTGTCGCGATTAGGCTACGACGTCTTCAGGGATCATGTCAACACTCCGGCATTCCTGGAAATGCTGCCGACGGTGACCGGACTTCGAGGATTGGATATCGGGTGCGGCGAGGGGAACAATACCCGGCTGATCCGCCGCCTCGGCGCGGCAATGACTGCCTTGGATATCTCCACGGTCTTTGTGCGCGATGCCGTTGAGGAGGAGCGGCTTCATCCCCTTGGCATACAGCATCTCAGGGCTAGTGCGCTGGAATTGCCGGTTCGATCAGATTCATTCGATTTTGCGATCGCAACCATGAGCTTGATGGATATGCCGGAGCACGAGAAGGTCGTGGCCGAGACATACCGTGCCTTGAAGCCGGGCGGGTTCCTCCAATTTTCAATCACGCATCCATGCTTCCAGACGCCGCGCTGGAAATATGTCTTCGACGAGAAGGGTTCCGTGACCGCCGTCGAATGCGGAAACTACTTTTCTCCCCCTGCCGGTGAAGTCGAACAGTGGGGATTTTCAAATATTCCTGCCGAACTGAAGGGCCAGACGGAATTCCGAATCCCCGTCTTCCGCAGAACACTCAGTGCCTGGCTGAACCTGCTGATAAAAAGCGGCTTCACTCTGGAGGCTTTCTCGGAACCGACCGCCACCGATGAAAGCGTGAGCCGGTATCCCGAGCTCGCGGTGACGCGCGTCATCGCTTTCTTCCTCATCATTCGCTGCAGGAAATCCCTTCCTCCTGGTATATAA
- a CDS encoding NAD-dependent epimerase/dehydratase family protein, producing the protein MTKDNSRPRRAPDIAGRCVLMTGTSGFVGGNLLKRLRQDHHYKRIVEVDVARPSTKSTKEKFYKVDLTHPRADEMIYEIIEGEKPDTVIHAGFHQRPISDTTYAHEVTSIGTMHVLSACAEAAIRKIVVASRTLVYGARYDNPHYMDENYTPRPRLDYEFQLDLVEVERQLLRFWKANPNTLVTVLRHSSIIGPTVDNCWTHYLSMPVCPTVLGYNPLIQFISEDDVIDAFKLAVDEDFHGVFNIVGQRIIPLSMILKLANKKSVPMPYPLAQNFIRALWIAKTGPFPPEHLDFLRYHCLADGSRAKEVMGFEAKKTAWQALEEFLEVKRLGRVGRRPATAEDDSDGEALADIPAAEMAETLLPK; encoded by the coding sequence ATGACAAAAGATAATTCGCGTCCGCGTCGTGCGCCGGATATCGCCGGCCGATGCGTTCTGATGACCGGAACATCCGGATTTGTTGGCGGCAATCTACTCAAACGCCTGCGACAGGATCACCATTATAAGAGGATTGTGGAGGTCGATGTTGCAAGACCTTCAACAAAATCGACAAAGGAAAAATTCTACAAAGTAGACCTGACCCATCCCCGCGCCGATGAGATGATCTATGAAATCATCGAGGGCGAAAAACCAGATACCGTGATTCATGCCGGATTCCACCAGCGGCCGATTTCCGATACCACATATGCGCACGAGGTGACCTCCATCGGAACAATGCACGTTTTGTCCGCATGCGCGGAAGCAGCCATCAGAAAGATCGTGGTCGCAAGCCGTACCCTGGTCTATGGCGCCAGATATGATAATCCTCATTACATGGACGAAAATTACACGCCGCGGCCTCGGCTGGACTACGAGTTTCAACTCGATCTGGTGGAAGTCGAGCGCCAGTTGCTTCGCTTCTGGAAAGCGAACCCGAATACGCTCGTAACGGTATTGCGGCATTCCAGCATCATAGGGCCAACCGTCGATAATTGCTGGACTCATTATCTCTCGATGCCGGTCTGCCCGACCGTTCTCGGTTACAATCCACTGATACAGTTCATTTCGGAAGATGATGTAATCGATGCATTCAAGCTTGCCGTAGACGAGGATTTTCATGGTGTCTTCAACATTGTAGGGCAAAGGATCATTCCGCTGAGCATGATCCTCAAGCTGGCTAATAAGAAAAGCGTGCCGATGCCTTACCCGCTGGCCCAAAATTTTATCAGGGCGCTCTGGATTGCCAAAACCGGACCTTTCCCGCCGGAACACCTCGATTTTCTCAGATATCATTGCCTGGCCGACGGGTCAAGGGCCAAAGAAGTCATGGGATTTGAGGCGAAAAAGACAGCCTGGCAGGCGCTGGAAGAATTTCTCGAAGTGAAGCGCCTTGGGCGCGTTGGACGCCGGCCGGCAACGGCGGAGGATGATTCCGACGGAGAAGCGCTTGCCGATATTCCCGCCGCCGAAATGGCGGAGACACTGCTGCCAAAATAA
- a CDS encoding glycerol acyltransferase produces MATEKTRKRKPAARSTGGPSVKKAKITAKKRTKVRRDSAEKDNGYAGVERRIEQRLERLEKRPEKKAKRTPSIEPQPMESETGSFDVPVKKLRPSPAKSRDGSLKSGLKRILSLLPGSRPHDYDKLIETLEHMDEFGKVPDIETKFESLMMFLYEKYWRVNTSGIEKVPSKGRTLIVANHSGVIPFDGAMIATAIYKFHPARRHARFLIEDWFGQLPFATQFMNAVGQVRACQENAERLLRHDQLVGVFPEGIKGMAKGFKNRYNLARFGRGGVIRLAIKTGTPVVPCAVVGAEEIYIVLGYANWLGKMFGMPLFPITATFPWLGLLGFLPLPTKWYIQFGDVISYDEYGEEALSDNVIVNRLNRQLRSTIQDMVDSALKKRRSLFFG; encoded by the coding sequence ATGGCCACTGAAAAAACCCGGAAACGGAAACCCGCGGCAAGATCCACCGGGGGTCCATCTGTCAAAAAAGCCAAGATAACCGCAAAGAAGCGAACCAAGGTGCGACGCGATTCGGCTGAGAAAGACAATGGGTACGCCGGCGTCGAACGCAGAATCGAACAGCGCTTGGAGAGACTCGAGAAGCGACCCGAGAAAAAGGCAAAAAGAACTCCGTCAATCGAGCCGCAACCGATGGAATCCGAAACAGGATCCTTTGATGTGCCGGTGAAGAAATTGAGGCCTTCACCTGCAAAAAGCAGGGACGGGTCATTGAAAAGCGGATTGAAGCGAATCCTTTCGCTCCTGCCCGGCTCGCGGCCACACGATTACGACAAGCTGATAGAGACGCTGGAGCATATGGATGAATTCGGCAAAGTTCCGGATATCGAAACGAAGTTCGAATCGTTGATGATGTTCCTGTATGAAAAATATTGGCGGGTGAATACCTCCGGCATCGAAAAAGTGCCTTCCAAAGGGAGAACGCTTATCGTCGCAAATCATTCCGGCGTCATCCCATTCGACGGCGCAATGATTGCCACCGCAATCTACAAATTTCATCCGGCCCGCCGCCATGCCCGGTTCCTGATCGAGGACTGGTTCGGCCAGTTGCCGTTTGCCACGCAATTCATGAATGCCGTCGGGCAGGTCAGAGCCTGCCAGGAAAATGCGGAACGACTGCTTCGGCACGACCAACTGGTCGGCGTTTTTCCCGAGGGCATAAAGGGGATGGCCAAAGGATTCAAGAACCGTTATAATCTCGCCCGGTTCGGCCGCGGAGGCGTCATCCGGCTTGCAATCAAAACGGGGACGCCGGTCGTCCCCTGCGCCGTCGTCGGCGCTGAAGAAATCTACATCGTTCTCGGATACGCCAACTGGCTCGGCAAGATGTTCGGAATGCCGCTGTTCCCGATCACCGCAACCTTTCCCTGGCTCGGCCTCCTCGGATTCCTTCCGCTGCCTACCAAGTGGTACATCCAGTTCGGAGACGTCATCAGCTACGATGAGTACGGAGAAGAGGCATTGAGCGACAACGTGATCGTCAACCGCCTCAACCGGCAACTCCGCTCCACAATTCAGGATATGGTCGATTCGGCCCTGAAAAAGAGAAGATCGCTTTTCTTCGGATGA
- the cysC gene encoding adenylyl-sulfate kinase, with protein sequence MRGFTLWFTGMSGAGKTTLSRMVEETLLERGMRVEVLDGDVIRNNLSQGLGFSKKDRDINIRRIGFVCHLLTRNDVVAIAAAISPYREIRSENRNLIKSYVEIFCKCPLDVLKERDPKGLYKKVEKGEIKQFTGIDDPYEEPLDAEIILETDKETVEQSFNKIIRTLELMNYIPPSGIEDEYTEEEEEKIKERLRSLGYI encoded by the coding sequence ATGAGAGGATTTACTTTGTGGTTCACCGGCATGTCAGGCGCCGGCAAAACGACGCTGTCGCGCATGGTCGAGGAAACGCTGCTCGAGCGCGGCATGAGGGTCGAGGTGCTTGACGGCGACGTTATTCGCAATAATCTCAGTCAGGGGCTGGGTTTTTCCAAGAAAGATCGCGATATCAATATCAGGCGGATCGGCTTTGTCTGTCATCTGCTGACCCGGAACGATGTCGTCGCCATAGCAGCCGCCATATCGCCGTACCGCGAGATTCGGAGCGAGAATCGAAATCTGATCAAGTCGTATGTCGAGATTTTCTGCAAATGTCCGCTCGATGTTCTCAAGGAACGCGATCCGAAGGGGCTTTACAAGAAAGTAGAAAAAGGCGAGATCAAGCAGTTTACCGGCATAGATGATCCGTATGAGGAGCCGCTGGATGCCGAGATCATCCTGGAAACCGACAAGGAGACGGTCGAGCAGAGCTTTAACAAGATTATCCGGACGCTCGAACTGATGAATTATATTCCGCCGTCGGGCATTGAGGACGAATATACGGAAGAAGAAGAAGAGAAGATAAAGGAACGGCTGCGGTCGCTGGGTTATATCTGA